Proteins encoded by one window of Chryseobacterium sp. POL2:
- a CDS encoding S46 family peptidase, translating to MKRIFLALTFLLSFAQMRADEGMWLLMLIKRLNGVDMQKEGLKLTPEEIYSVNNSSLKDAIVQFGGGCTAEIVSKEGLLFTNHHCGYGNIAALSTPEKDYLTNGFWAMKRSEELPAKGLSVRFMVRMDDATQRITSKLNNTMSPEERKKIIDAEYKAIQTENSDNGKYTVVVKDFFNGNEFYYFVYQDFKDVRLVGTPPNSLGKFGGDTDNWEWPRHTADFSVFRVYSDANGNPAEYSLNNVPMKPKHSLPVSLKGYKPGDFAMIMGYPGRTNRYLTSYGIKQMVEKDYPAWVEASKVAMDVMKKHMDKDQAVKLGYASQYASVANYWKNRQGTIDAVIKNGTIADKQKVEEAYNQWAAMPGNSETYFGVLPNIDAYYKQVSNRNVERNYMSQLSRNAKYVGVAASLGSLFKTYADQDESGKAQMKQKVTDAINRVYETFNPKLEGNMLTAMFNLYQLRVNKDVASPTIMKTEISSLANVAFASIFANKESAMKFLNNPDRLAIDADPLKKIADAIVTEQKLASETYEKVDDNFADNTRLFLDGLRKSQPNKSFYPDANSTMRLTYGSIDILPKRADRNYKGIKENYYTTIDGMVAKYKKGDEEFDLPKKLMDQAKKKDYGQYADKDGNLYVNFLSNNDITGGNSGSPILDARGNLIGLAFDGNSEALSGDIVFEPALQRTINVDARFVLWVIDKFAGAGHLISEMELVK from the coding sequence ATGAAAAGAATATTTTTAGCACTTACTTTCTTGCTAAGTTTTGCTCAGATGAGAGCAGATGAAGGAATGTGGCTATTAATGCTTATCAAACGTCTTAACGGCGTAGATATGCAAAAAGAAGGCCTAAAATTGACACCTGAAGAAATCTACTCTGTTAACAACTCTAGCTTAAAAGATGCTATTGTACAATTCGGAGGTGGATGTACTGCAGAAATTGTATCAAAAGAAGGCTTGTTATTTACTAATCACCATTGTGGTTACGGAAATATTGCAGCACTTTCTACTCCAGAAAAAGATTATCTTACCAACGGATTCTGGGCGATGAAGAGAAGCGAAGAGCTTCCTGCAAAAGGGCTTTCTGTAAGATTCATGGTAAGAATGGATGACGCAACACAAAGAATTACTTCTAAGTTGAACAACACAATGTCTCCTGAAGAAAGAAAAAAAATCATCGATGCAGAATATAAAGCAATCCAAACTGAAAACAGCGACAATGGAAAATACACAGTTGTTGTAAAAGATTTCTTCAACGGTAACGAGTTTTATTATTTTGTATATCAAGACTTCAAAGACGTTAGATTGGTTGGTACACCGCCTAACTCTTTAGGAAAATTTGGTGGTGACACAGACAACTGGGAATGGCCAAGACATACGGCTGACTTCTCTGTATTCCGTGTTTATTCTGACGCTAACGGAAATCCAGCTGAATATTCTTTGAATAACGTTCCGATGAAGCCTAAACACTCTTTGCCAGTTTCTCTTAAAGGTTACAAACCTGGAGATTTCGCAATGATCATGGGTTATCCTGGTAGAACCAACCGTTATTTAACATCTTATGGTATCAAACAAATGGTAGAAAAAGACTATCCAGCTTGGGTAGAAGCTTCTAAAGTTGCTATGGATGTGATGAAAAAACACATGGATAAAGACCAAGCTGTTAAATTAGGTTATGCCTCTCAATATGCTTCTGTGGCTAATTATTGGAAAAATAGACAAGGTACAATTGACGCTGTTATCAAAAACGGAACAATTGCTGACAAACAAAAAGTAGAAGAAGCCTATAACCAATGGGCAGCAATGCCAGGAAACTCTGAAACTTATTTCGGTGTTCTTCCAAATATTGATGCATATTACAAACAAGTATCCAACAGAAATGTTGAGAGAAACTATATGTCTCAACTTTCTAGAAATGCTAAATATGTAGGTGTTGCTGCTTCGTTAGGAAGTTTGTTCAAAACTTATGCAGATCAAGACGAAAGTGGAAAAGCGCAAATGAAACAAAAAGTTACAGATGCGATTAACAGAGTTTATGAAACTTTTAATCCAAAATTAGAAGGTAATATGCTAACAGCTATGTTTAACCTTTACCAACTAAGAGTTAACAAAGATGTTGCATCTCCTACAATTATGAAGACTGAAATCTCTTCTCTTGCTAACGTAGCATTTGCTTCAATCTTTGCTAACAAAGAATCTGCTATGAAATTCTTAAACAACCCAGATAGATTAGCTATCGATGCGGATCCACTTAAGAAAATCGCTGATGCTATTGTTACTGAACAAAAATTAGCTAGCGAAACTTACGAGAAAGTTGATGACAACTTTGCAGACAACACAAGATTATTCTTAGACGGTCTTAGAAAATCTCAACCTAACAAAAGCTTCTATCCAGATGCTAACTCGACAATGAGATTAACTTATGGATCTATCGACATCCTTCCAAAAAGAGCTGATAGAAACTACAAAGGCATCAAAGAAAACTACTACACAACTATCGATGGTATGGTTGCTAAGTACAAAAAAGGAGATGAAGAGTTTGATCTTCCAAAAAAATTAATGGATCAAGCTAAGAAAAAAGACTATGGTCAATATGCTGACAAAGACGGAAACCTTTATGTTAACTTCTTATCAAACAATGATATTACAGGTGGTAACTCTGGTTCTCCAATATTGGATGCTCGTGGTAACCTTATCGGACTTGCTTTCGATGGTAACAGCGAAGCATTGAGTGGCGATATCGTTTTCGAACCAGCATTACAAAGAACCATCAACGTAGATGCTAGATTTGTACTTTGGGTAATCGACAAATTCGCTGGAGCTGGACACCTTATCAGCGAAATGGAACTTGTAAAATAA